Part of the Deltaproteobacteria bacterium genome is shown below.
GCTCTTCCTCGCACGCGAGCTCCACGTCTACGTGATTCCGCTGACGGCCTCGTACACGCTGCGCATGCAGTCGAACTTCTACCGGAAGAACCTGCAGAACTGAGTCCCGCGCATGTTCCGACTCTTCGACAGGATCCGTCGCGACGAAGAGGGCCAGTCCATGGTCCTCGCGTGCATGGCGCTGCTCATCCTCGCCCTGGGCGTGATGACCACCATCAACCTCGGGCGCACCATCCACCAGCGCATCGGGTTGCAGAACACCGCCGACGCCTCGGCCTATTCGATGGCGGTCGTCGAGGCGCGCACCTTCAACTTCTTCGCTTTCACCAACCGTGCGCAGGTCGTGCACTACGTGTCAGCGATGTGCATCCAGAGCTACATCTCGCTGATCTCGTTCTTGCTCGCGTGCCTCGCGGAGATCGTGGGCGTCTTCGATACAATAGGTCAAATATGTAAGAAGACATGTTTGAAACCTGCATGTGCTGCCTTGCAGCTCGTGCCAGGCCTCGACGTGTTGCTCGACATCGCGGCCACGGTGTCGACGGTTCTCGATAATCTACTCAACGTATTAAATAAGATATTCGACGCGATCGACGTGTTCCTCGGGCGGGTGATCATCCCCGCGCTCCAGGTCTTGAACGAACTGATGTACGCGTTCGACAAGCTCCTCGCGGAGGCGATCTTCGTCTCGGATCTGCCCTTCGGCTACGACGAGATCATCAACAAGAACGACGATCAGGTCTCGAACGGCGGCCTGGCCAAGACCGTCACCGGCCTGCTCACGGCCAACATCTACAACGACGCCTTCGAGAAGACGGCCGGCGGCCAGCCGCTCGGCGGCATTGGCTCGCTGCCGGACAACAAGTTCCGCACCGGCGACGCCGACCCGAACCCCGCCAAGCGCGTGATGACCGAGGTGGCCAACGCCAGCCGCTACATCGGCGACAACTTCATCACCGAGCGTATCAACCCGCTCGAGAACCTGCCCTTCGGCAAAGAGCTGGCCACGGCCATTCCGCTCAAGAAGTTCGGCCAGACCAAGCTGCTCAGCGTCCCCATCCAGGACGAGATGAAGAACATGATCCGGGTGAAGGCGCCCGACTACTCGCAGTTCGCGCAGGGCAACTCCCTCGGCGCCGACGACCTCTTCTGGATTGGCTACGACATCCCGCTCATCGACAAGCTCTCGTGGGGCGAGGACAACGTGAAGAAGTGGAACCAGGACCCCGACGGCGCCGACAAGGGCGGGCAGGGGGCCAAGAGCGACGCGTTCAAGGTGAGCGTCTGGGCCGAGCGCAACGGCGGCGAGCACTGGCGGCTCGATCCCAACAACCCCATCGACAAGAAGTGCTTGTGCCTGCTCGGCTTAGGCTGCTCGTTCTGCGCCTGCAGCCTGGATTGGTACTTCGCCAAGATCGGCCGGTACGACCAGAACAACGGCGACGGGAACCACCCGTGGCAGGGCATCACGCCGTTCATGAACTTCAACATCTCCGGCAGCGGCCACCAGGACATCTTCTTCAACCAGCCCTCCACCTTCTCGCTGCTCGACAAGAGCTACGACAAGATGATCAAGAACTCGGCGGGCGACTCCGACCCGAACCGGCTCAAGGGCTCGACGCTCGGCACCGGCAAGAGCGCGCTCGCGGTGGCCACGCCCGACGGCGCCGCGAACGTGAAGACCTACAACGACATCAGCATGCCCACGCCGTTCCAGAGCGGCTCGCTGAACGTCATCAGCCGCGGCATGGCCTACTACCACCGCCCGCACAACTGGGAGGAGCAGCCCAACTGGTTCAACCCGTACTGGCGCGCCAAGCTCGACCCGGTGCTCCTCGGCACGGCTCAAGCCACCAACTTCCCGGGCGGCAAGCAGCTCTACAACCTGGGCGGTGGCGCCTTGCAGAAGGTCCTCGACAAGGTCCTGGTGCACTGATGCGAACCGTGCGCGCGAGGCTCCGCAGTCAGGCCGGCCAGTCGGTGGCGGAGTTCGCCATCGTCGCGCCGATCATGGTGATGATCGTGCTGTACGCCACGTTCTTCACCGACGCCTTCAAGGTGAAGCTCAAGAACCAGGAGGCGGCCATCTTCGCCTCGTGGGAGTTCGCGTCGCTGCCGCTCTCCGACTACAACCAGAACAAGCACGACCCGCTCTACCAGCAGGCGAAGCAGCGCATCCTCGCCGACGTGAACGACAAGTATCAGTTCTTCGATTCGTCGAACCCGGCCTCGTCGAACCCCACGATCCAGGACAAGACCTTCATCTCCGTGAAGGCCTTCAAGATCGCGGACAGCGACTTCACCAACGACCCGGTGCCCATCGTGAGCACCCAGGGCGCCAAGAGCGTGCCCGGCATCGGCGGCCTGCTCGGCTCGCTGGGCGGCGTGGCCAACAACGGCATCAACGCCGTGGTGGGCATGTGGGGCTTCGACAAGAACGGCATGATGACCGTGAAGACCCACTCCACGTACCAGAACGTCATCCTGCCCTCAGGCTTCCTGGATACGCACTTCCACGCGCCCATGGTGAAGCAGCTCGCCAACTTCCAGCTCGACGACTCGGCCTCGGTGGTGATGGACCCCTGGACCGTCAACGACGGCCGCGACGTGGACCTCAAGACCACCAGCGAGGACGGCGAGGTGATGGGCAGCATCGGCGGCAACACCCACGAGCACCCGTTCGCGCGCCAGGTGGGGCAGATGTCGTTCTTGGGCCTGCGCTCGAAGATCGGCGGCGTGACCAGCAAGGTCTCGCGCTTCGCCCAGTTCCTCGGCCTCGGTGACCCGCTGGCCAACCCGGTGGTCTCGCTCAACTACACCCACGGCGACATCAACCCGCCGGGCATGGCGCCGTCCGAGCCCGACACCGTGGGCGCCACCAAGCACGGCATGGTGAGCTACAAGAACGTGGAGAACCGCGACTCCGACCACGGCATCAAGCTCTTCCACACCGAGCCGTTCCGCGATCACATCTCGTACGCGAACTCGCTCAACGCGCAGGTCTTCGCCGGCAACGGCCCGTACTACATGGGCTGCCCGACCGACCAGGCGCCTGACCCCACGAAGTGCCACTGAGGATGCCGATGCGCCACCCCGTGCTCCGAGCCAGCTTGGCCGTCGCCCTGGGCGCGCTCGTGCTCGTGGCCGCGGGCCTGCTCCTGCGCGACGCGGCGGGCACGGCCGAAGCGGTCACGGGCGCCGAGCTCGACGCGATGTTCCCGGCGTACCCGGGCACCGAGCTCTTCTCGATGGGCGAGGCCGGCGCGGTGAACGGCGAGCCCCTGCGGCTGGCCTACTTCACGGCCCGCGCGACGCCCGCGGAGGTCTCGAGGTTCTACGAGAGCTTCTGGCGGAGCAAGAAGCTCATGGTCGACGGCGAGGGCAACGCCGACGCGCTCCACCTCTCCGCGCTCGACGGCGTGGACGGCACGTTGCGCAGCGTCTCCGGCCGCCGCGAGGGCGACCGCATGGTGGTCTTCTGCTCGGTGAGCCGGCCCGGCCACCAGAAGGCCCAGGCCGACGACGAGCTGCCGCGCTTCACCGACGCCGTGCTCGAGGACCGCATCGACCTCGACGGCGCCACCACGCTCACCTACGTGCTCAACGGCACCACGGTCGAGGCGCACCAGGCGGAGCTGAGCAAGCGCTTCACCGCCAAGGGCTGGAAGTCGATCGACGACCAGCTCAAGCACACCCCGCACGGCGTGGTGCTGCAGTTCGAGAAGAACGGCCGCGTGGCCATGGCCGCGCTGGCGCGCGAACCCGAGAACCAGAGCGTGGCCGTGCAGATTCACAGCATGACCGCCGACATGGCCCGGGGCGGCACGGAGTCGCCATGAGGTGGGCGGCTTACGGACTGGCCGTCGCGGCGCCGGTTGCAGCCTGGGCTGCCACCTCCGGCGAGGCCGCCGCGCCCGCGGCGATGACCTTCGATCAGCTCCGCAAGGTGGCGCCCATCGGCCCGTTCGCGCCGGAGGTGGGGCAGTGGGTCATCTACAAGATCGGCCAGGGCGACACCGCGTCATACCTGCGCATCGGTCTGCTCTCGCGCGAGAACACGCCGCACGGAAAAGCCGAGTGGCTGGAGATGAGCTTCGGTCCGCGGCCCGAGGGCGGCGTGACGTCGATGAAGTACCTGACCACCGGCGACCCGCGCGACGCGCAGTCGCTGCAGCGCCTGGTGATTCGGCTCGGCGGCGGCCAGCCCATGGAGCTCACGGGCAAGGAGCTGGCCGCGCTCCGTCGCGATGACGAGGCCAACACCTCGCGCGGAGAGGCCGGCCAACCCGAGGTTCGCGGCGAGCCCGAGACCAAGCAGGTCACGGCCGGCACCTTCACCACGCACCGGGTGGAGATGCCCACTTCCACCCTCTGGATCT
Proteins encoded:
- a CDS encoding Tad domain-containing protein, with the translated sequence MFRLFDRIRRDEEGQSMVLACMALLILALGVMTTINLGRTIHQRIGLQNTADASAYSMAVVEARTFNFFAFTNRAQVVHYVSAMCIQSYISLISFLLACLAEIVGVFDTIGQICKKTCLKPACAALQLVPGLDVLLDIAATVSTVLDNLLNVLNKIFDAIDVFLGRVIIPALQVLNELMYAFDKLLAEAIFVSDLPFGYDEIINKNDDQVSNGGLAKTVTGLLTANIYNDAFEKTAGGQPLGGIGSLPDNKFRTGDADPNPAKRVMTEVANASRYIGDNFITERINPLENLPFGKELATAIPLKKFGQTKLLSVPIQDEMKNMIRVKAPDYSQFAQGNSLGADDLFWIGYDIPLIDKLSWGEDNVKKWNQDPDGADKGGQGAKSDAFKVSVWAERNGGEHWRLDPNNPIDKKCLCLLGLGCSFCACSLDWYFAKIGRYDQNNGDGNHPWQGITPFMNFNISGSGHQDIFFNQPSTFSLLDKSYDKMIKNSAGDSDPNRLKGSTLGTGKSALAVATPDGAANVKTYNDISMPTPFQSGSLNVISRGMAYYHRPHNWEEQPNWFNPYWRAKLDPVLLGTAQATNFPGGKQLYNLGGGALQKVLDKVLVH
- a CDS encoding pilus assembly protein; protein product: MRTVRARLRSQAGQSVAEFAIVAPIMVMIVLYATFFTDAFKVKLKNQEAAIFASWEFASLPLSDYNQNKHDPLYQQAKQRILADVNDKYQFFDSSNPASSNPTIQDKTFISVKAFKIADSDFTNDPVPIVSTQGAKSVPGIGGLLGSLGGVANNGINAVVGMWGFDKNGMMTVKTHSTYQNVILPSGFLDTHFHAPMVKQLANFQLDDSASVVMDPWTVNDGRDVDLKTTSEDGEVMGSIGGNTHEHPFARQVGQMSFLGLRSKIGGVTSKVSRFAQFLGLGDPLANPVVSLNYTHGDINPPGMAPSEPDTVGATKHGMVSYKNVENRDSDHGIKLFHTEPFRDHISYANSLNAQVFAGNGPYYMGCPTDQAPDPTKCH